Proteins from a single region of Phycisphaeraceae bacterium D3-23:
- the mfd gene encoding transcription-repair coupling factor yields MPSAHPWLATIVESAHARALAERLERAGAAADASGGVVADGSRGSSTALLAGAVAVQTGRPILLVVAHLDEADDAAEDLALLDAAGYPVTAQRFGALEVLPGESGVSLELLAERLGVVEALGKTGIPACHSAKLNRSTDRQECLSYGVIVAPIQALMQSVPRPEAAAEFTLSLERGGELPPGQLFDWLDRAGYTRNDAIDQPGDFAVRGGIVDLYPPAGRASDDNGNPVRIGPVRLDFFGDEIETLHRINPDTLGSTDPLRSISLIGARPAAIQDDNNACLIDLLPVETIPVLHEVMELSEQARGYYERLTDPRGIYAPKTIFAKLLNRPHVEVNQYSADTGAATRKRLGQSDADIAPVTLPLAPLPPFDTDAKSAVTELGELAADHDVTVLCHKPAEAKRLRELLTEHAPAAVDHITLEVGDLHRGFVWGADGMSDGGSRIADRQQNPSAIAHPTSPLVLVPHHELFHRYDTGKGSRNIRRITSTAIERAGTGDSTAGKLVSDIFLDIDPGDYVVHIDHGIALFAGIKTLRREGTSQEYLTLEFDASAKLHVPVTQIDLIQKYVGGFSGRPPLSKLGGKRWKKQKESVAEAVKDLAAELLRVQAARTVQPGIRYPADTNWQKEFEAEFPFDETEDQLAAIAAVKRDMASPQPMDRLICGDVGFGKTEVAIRAAFKAAEFGKQVAVLVPTTVLAEQHERSFRGRMADYPFTVDSLSRFKTGKQQKTTLERVAKGQIDILIGTHRILSNDVKFADLGMVIIDEEQRFGVEHKNKLLQFRMTADVLTLSATPIPRTLHMSMVGLRDISSLTTAPVDRRAIVTEVIPHSKERIKQALVRELNRDGQVFFVHNRVNNIESVADEIKQLVPDAKVIVGHGQMSPRLLEKIMLTFIRGDADILVSTTIIESGIDIPTANTMFINQANHFGLAELHQLRGRVGRWKHRAYCYLLLPEDKSITEVAAKRLKAIESYAMLGAGFKIAMRDLEIRGAGNLLGAEQSGHIAAVGYEMYCLLLEQATKRLKNEPIIDASKTHLELPFAGTLPKRYIKADKHRMSAYRRLTRVDALDDLDAVVRDLTDAYGKPPPPAQTFIDITEVRIAAAALAVDRLQLEGPDLIFTLRTIGQAAAKLQAVFSDAPGRLTVLDEKTLYWRPPARYIDEPATLLAVLRKLLVRPVRDTAAPSITETPHAPETTHR; encoded by the coding sequence ATGCCATCCGCCCACCCCTGGCTCGCGACGATCGTCGAGTCGGCGCACGCCCGTGCGCTGGCCGAGCGATTGGAGCGCGCGGGTGCCGCTGCCGATGCTTCAGGCGGCGTCGTCGCCGACGGGTCGCGCGGGTCGAGTACCGCCCTGCTCGCGGGCGCGGTCGCGGTCCAGACGGGCCGACCGATCCTGCTCGTGGTCGCGCACCTCGACGAGGCCGACGACGCGGCCGAGGACCTTGCGCTCCTCGACGCCGCGGGCTACCCGGTTACGGCCCAGCGCTTCGGCGCGCTCGAAGTGCTGCCCGGCGAGTCAGGCGTCAGCTTGGAACTGCTCGCCGAGCGGCTGGGGGTGGTGGAAGCGCTCGGTAAGACAGGCATTCCTGCCTGTCATTCAGCGAAGCTGAACCGGTCGACCGACAGGCAGGAATGCCTGTCCTACGGGGTCATCGTCGCGCCGATCCAGGCACTCATGCAGTCCGTCCCGCGCCCCGAAGCCGCCGCCGAGTTCACCCTCTCCCTCGAGCGCGGCGGCGAGCTCCCGCCCGGCCAACTCTTCGACTGGCTCGACCGCGCGGGCTACACCCGAAACGACGCCATCGACCAGCCCGGCGACTTCGCCGTGCGCGGCGGCATCGTCGACCTCTACCCCCCGGCCGGCCGCGCGTCCGACGACAACGGCAACCCCGTACGCATCGGCCCCGTCCGGCTCGACTTCTTCGGCGACGAGATCGAAACCCTCCACCGCATCAACCCCGACACCCTCGGCTCCACCGATCCGCTCCGCAGCATCTCGCTCATCGGCGCACGCCCCGCCGCGATCCAGGACGACAACAACGCCTGCCTCATCGATCTGCTCCCCGTAGAAACGATCCCCGTCCTGCACGAGGTCATGGAGCTCTCCGAGCAGGCACGCGGCTACTACGAACGCCTCACCGACCCGCGCGGGATCTACGCCCCGAAGACCATCTTCGCCAAGCTGCTCAATCGCCCGCACGTCGAGGTCAACCAGTACTCCGCCGACACCGGCGCCGCCACGCGCAAACGGCTGGGCCAATCCGACGCCGACATCGCGCCCGTCACGCTACCACTAGCGCCCCTGCCGCCGTTCGACACCGACGCGAAGTCGGCCGTGACCGAGCTGGGTGAGCTCGCCGCCGACCACGACGTCACCGTCCTATGCCACAAGCCCGCCGAGGCGAAGCGTCTGCGTGAGCTGCTGACCGAGCACGCGCCCGCCGCGGTGGACCACATCACGCTCGAAGTCGGAGATTTGCATCGGGGGTTTGTGTGGGGGGCCGACGGAATGTCGGATGGCGGATCGCGGATCGCGGATAGACAGCAAAATCCATCCGCCATCGCCCATCCGACATCGCCCTTGGTCCTCGTCCCCCACCACGAGCTCTTCCACCGCTACGACACGGGCAAGGGCTCGCGCAACATCCGGCGGATCACGTCCACCGCGATCGAACGCGCGGGCACGGGCGATAGCACGGCCGGGAAGCTCGTCAGCGATATCTTCCTCGACATCGACCCGGGCGACTACGTCGTGCACATCGACCACGGCATCGCGCTCTTCGCCGGGATCAAGACGCTGCGCCGCGAGGGCACGAGCCAGGAGTACCTCACCCTCGAGTTCGACGCCAGCGCCAAACTGCACGTGCCGGTCACGCAGATCGACCTGATCCAGAAGTACGTCGGCGGGTTCTCGGGCCGACCGCCGCTGTCGAAGCTCGGCGGGAAACGCTGGAAAAAACAGAAGGAATCCGTCGCCGAGGCCGTCAAGGACCTCGCCGCCGAGCTGCTGCGCGTGCAGGCCGCGCGGACCGTGCAGCCGGGCATCCGTTACCCCGCCGACACGAATTGGCAGAAAGAATTCGAGGCCGAGTTCCCCTTCGACGAGACCGAGGACCAGCTCGCGGCGATCGCGGCGGTCAAGCGTGACATGGCCTCGCCCCAGCCGATGGACCGGCTGATCTGCGGCGACGTCGGCTTCGGGAAGACCGAGGTCGCCATCCGCGCGGCGTTCAAGGCCGCCGAGTTCGGCAAGCAGGTCGCCGTGCTCGTCCCCACCACCGTCCTCGCCGAGCAGCACGAGCGATCCTTCCGGGGGCGCATGGCGGACTACCCGTTCACGGTCGATTCGCTCTCGCGTTTCAAGACCGGCAAGCAGCAGAAAACCACGCTCGAACGCGTCGCCAAAGGCCAGATCGACATCCTCATCGGCACGCACCGTATCCTCAGCAACGACGTCAAGTTCGCTGACCTCGGCATGGTCATCATCGACGAGGAGCAGCGCTTCGGCGTCGAGCATAAGAACAAGCTGCTCCAGTTCCGCATGACCGCCGATGTCCTCACGCTTAGCGCGACGCCCATCCCGCGCACGCTGCACATGTCGATGGTCGGGCTCCGCGATATCTCGTCGCTCACCACCGCGCCCGTCGACCGACGCGCGATCGTCACCGAAGTCATCCCCCACAGCAAGGAACGCATCAAGCAGGCCCTCGTCCGCGAGCTCAACCGCGACGGCCAGGTCTTCTTCGTCCACAACCGTGTCAACAACATCGAGTCCGTCGCCGACGAGATCAAGCAGCTCGTGCCCGACGCGAAGGTCATCGTCGGCCACGGCCAGATGTCCCCGCGCCTGCTCGAAAAGATCATGCTCACCTTCATCCGCGGCGACGCCGACATCCTCGTCAGTACGACGATCATCGAGTCCGGCATCGACATCCCCACCGCGAACACGATGTTCATCAACCAGGCCAACCACTTCGGGCTCGCCGAGCTGCACCAGCTCCGCGGCCGGGTCGGCCGATGGAAGCACCGCGCGTACTGCTACCTGCTGCTGCCCGAGGATAAATCCATCACTGAAGTCGCGGCCAAACGGCTCAAGGCGATCGAGAGCTACGCGATGCTCGGCGCGGGGTTCAAGATCGCGATGCGCGACCTCGAGATCCGCGGCGCGGGCAACCTGCTGGGCGCGGAGCAGTCGGGCCACATCGCGGCGGTGGGCTATGAGATGTACTGCCTGCTGCTCGAACAGGCCACCAAACGCCTGAAAAACGAGCCCATCATCGACGCGAGCAAGACGCACCTCGAGCTGCCCTTCGCGGGCACACTGCCCAAGCGGTACATCAAGGCCGACAAGCACCGCATGTCCGCATACCGCCGGCTGACGCGCGTCGATGCGCTCGACGACCTCGACGCCGTCGTGCGCGACCTGACCGACGCCTACGGCAAGCCGCCGCCGCCGGCGCAGACCTTCATCGACATCACCGAGGTCCGCATCGCCGCGGCCGCGCTCGCGGTGGATCGGCTTCAACTCGAAGGCCCGGACCTGATCTTTACCCTGCGCACCATCGGCCAGGCCGCCGCGAAGCTGCAAGCCGTGTTCTCCGATGCGCCGGGCCGGCTGACCGTGCTCGACGAAAAAACACTCTACTGGCGGCCGCCCGCGCGGTACATTGATGAGCCCGCGACGCTGCTGGCCGTGCTGCGCAAGCTGCTGGTTCGGCCGGTGCGGGACACTGCCGCCCCATCCATCACGGAGACACCCCATGCCCCCGAAACAACCCACCGATGA
- a CDS encoding DUF3553 domain-containing protein: MPKGTPLSRSFDLCGARMNPTERFQVGDRVAHPRRPEWGSGLVVKADTITHEGQEAQRLRVDFANKRNAVINTAIAPLTRSGDQGKMAPKGINGDMSMTRTGTTNGPQNADGGWLDDLEGAAGGSKNKNLWDLPYQLDDPFSSMEQQLDATLETFKYSTEPGPLFQWAVVQTGLDDPLTEHTRVELEQAFPRYARDRDNRLFELVRQFKRRGAHAYLKQTANACKYPAGKAMLEKAIRA, translated from the coding sequence ATGCCTAAGGGTACGCCGCTTTCCAGGTCCTTCGACCTCTGCGGCGCAAGAATGAATCCGACGGAGCGTTTCCAAGTCGGCGACCGTGTCGCCCACCCGCGCCGCCCTGAATGGGGCTCGGGGCTTGTCGTCAAAGCCGACACCATCACACACGAGGGGCAAGAAGCCCAGCGTCTGCGGGTCGACTTTGCAAACAAACGCAACGCCGTCATCAACACCGCCATCGCGCCGCTGACCCGCAGCGGCGATCAAGGAAAGATGGCACCGAAAGGAATCAATGGGGATATGAGTATGACACGAACCGGAACCACAAACGGGCCACAAAACGCCGACGGCGGCTGGCTGGACGACCTCGAAGGCGCGGCCGGCGGCAGCAAAAACAAAAACCTCTGGGACCTGCCCTACCAACTGGACGACCCGTTCTCGTCCATGGAGCAGCAGCTCGATGCGACGCTTGAGACCTTCAAGTATTCGACCGAGCCCGGGCCCCTCTTCCAGTGGGCCGTGGTCCAGACCGGGCTCGACGACCCGCTCACCGAGCACACCCGCGTCGAGCTCGAGCAGGCCTTCCCCCGCTACGCCCGCGACCGGGACAACCGCCTCTTCGAGCTGGTCCGCCAGTTCAAACGACGCGGCGCACACGCCTACCTCAAGCAGACCGCCAACGCCTGCAAGTACCCCGCAGGCAAGGCGATGCTGGAAAAAGCCATCCGGGCCTGA
- a CDS encoding DUF4190 domain-containing protein: protein MTQAPYPQQATRTYTPPSPQPTNGLGLAGFIVSIVGMVLCLGALCPIGAVISIPAVFKQPRGFAIAGLIIGVMGTLLWALLWVMFYVIQSQIPNYSIYDAQYQIDDYFYMHNALPDDAAGQQLVDWYEDDWDTAFRYRRIDAQNYEIISAGPDTQFGTADDQTHPFTAPNYYGNPNPGGFGNHSTSQTLEDAHDEIENTYEGEYNSPPWDRVQNTMGDRYRDEWGNNLRYNAGSGRDYELRSAGPDGQFGTPDDIVRMFTLGAEDVDDEAADAPDDAATPDPAAPETPGDAPGPTPADGA from the coding sequence ATGACCCAAGCCCCATACCCACAACAAGCGACACGGACTTACACGCCACCGTCCCCGCAGCCGACCAACGGCCTCGGGCTCGCGGGGTTTATTGTGTCGATCGTCGGGATGGTGCTGTGCCTGGGCGCGCTGTGCCCGATCGGCGCGGTGATCAGTATCCCCGCGGTGTTCAAGCAGCCGCGCGGCTTCGCGATCGCCGGGCTGATCATCGGCGTGATGGGCACGCTGCTGTGGGCGCTGCTCTGGGTGATGTTCTACGTGATCCAGTCGCAGATCCCCAACTACTCGATCTACGATGCGCAGTATCAGATCGACGACTACTTCTACATGCACAACGCGCTCCCCGACGACGCGGCGGGTCAGCAACTCGTGGACTGGTACGAGGACGATTGGGACACCGCCTTCCGTTACCGCCGGATCGATGCGCAGAACTACGAGATCATCAGCGCGGGCCCCGATACGCAGTTCGGAACCGCCGACGACCAGACCCACCCCTTCACCGCGCCCAACTACTACGGCAACCCCAACCCCGGCGGCTTCGGGAACCACTCGACCAGCCAGACCCTCGAGGATGCGCACGACGAGATCGAAAACACCTATGAGGGCGAGTACAACAGCCCGCCGTGGGACCGGGTGCAGAACACGATGGGCGACCGCTACCGCGACGAGTGGGGCAACAACCTCCGCTACAACGCGGGCAGCGGTCGGGACTACGAGTTGCGCAGCGCCGGCCCCGACGGGCAGTTCGGCACGCCCGACGATATCGTGCGGATGTTCACGCTGGGCGCGGAAGACGTAGACGACGAGGCCGCGGATGCGCCCGATGACGCGGCGACGCCCGACCCCGCCGCGCCCGAAACGCCGGGCGACGCGCCGGGCCCGACGCCCGCGGATGGAGCGTAA
- a CDS encoding N-acetyltransferase yields the protein MIRRATVADVPVMGRIINDCAELGQMLPKAQAVLYENIREFHVAEMPDADGTPTVVGVCGLSVVWANLAEVASLAVDPDFRGHGLGRKLVEVCLREARDLGIRKVMTLTYERAFFERCGFTVIDRMNLPLKVWSECVRCPKNQACDEIAMVREFEDIPEVAGMKPPPKPLDYEVPVVLTTRGRAPGQGT from the coding sequence ATGATCCGCCGAGCGACGGTTGCCGACGTGCCCGTGATGGGGCGCATTATCAATGACTGTGCCGAGTTGGGGCAGATGCTGCCCAAGGCGCAGGCGGTGTTGTACGAGAACATCCGGGAGTTCCATGTCGCGGAGATGCCGGATGCGGACGGCACACCCACGGTCGTCGGCGTCTGTGGGCTGTCCGTTGTCTGGGCGAACCTCGCGGAGGTCGCGTCGCTGGCGGTCGATCCCGACTTCCGGGGGCACGGCCTCGGGCGCAAGCTCGTCGAGGTTTGCCTGCGGGAAGCGCGCGACCTGGGCATACGCAAGGTGATGACGCTGACGTATGAGCGCGCGTTCTTCGAGCGCTGCGGGTTCACGGTGATCGACCGGATGAACCTGCCGCTCAAGGTGTGGAGCGAGTGTGTGCGGTGCCCTAAGAACCAGGCCTGCGACGAGATCGCGATGGTGCGGGAGTTTGAGGATATCCCGGAGGTCGCGGGCATGAAGCCGCCGCCTAAGCCGCTGGATTATGAAGTCCCGGTGGTTCTGACGACGCGGGGGAGAGCGCCGGGCCAAGGGACTTAA
- the ligA gene encoding NAD-dependent DNA ligase LigA, producing the protein MPDPAAQIADLRATLNNADRLYRLGEPTGMSDQEWDQALKQLEQLEADHPDLAAPGLDDSPTQRVGGEPIAGFETIEHSSPMLSIDNTYNRAELENWINRTAKSLGVEQFDMVMEAKIDGVALALRYEDGRLIQALTRGDGTQGDDITHNIKTVRSIPLQLSHNTPQAVPEHSEGADHPPGNLPAVLECRGEIFMPADIFAKLNAQREADGQELYANPRNTTAGNLKQKDPRNVSPGLRFIAYGKGEVSPDTFDTHTDFTAALNTLGVPIHEHEDVVSNADDAWAWIEQFDQLRHDLPYATDGVVIKVNRYDQQQQLGANSKAPRWCIAYKFAAEQATTKLLEVNWQVGKTGKLTPRATMEPVFLAGTTVTHATLHNYGEILRKGIMLGDTVTIEKAGEIIPQVVAAVAEERTGEEEIITPPDQCPECKTPVDIENDARRISELASHERKVEREKTKAKKEDRAPEVIAPPSPLGTEDETARYCPNPECPAQFRERLIHFVGRNQMDIDALGEKTIHQLADAGLLKNLGDIFTLKDHRDALLELDRMGEKKVDNLVAGVEAAKSRGLRRVLAGLTIRHVGTGGAKRLSQHFGSIDALIAADEEAIADIEDVGPITAASVRQFLDNPAGQRVIQELKDHGVDLTEAIKKNPVTGDDSADESTGGPFAGKTIVLTGTLEHYKRNDLKQILEDLGAKVSGSISKNTDLLIAGENAGSKLTKAQGLGVEVWDEAKLLDSIE; encoded by the coding sequence ATGCCCGACCCCGCCGCACAGATCGCCGACCTCCGCGCCACGCTCAACAACGCCGACCGGCTCTACCGCCTGGGCGAGCCCACCGGCATGTCCGACCAGGAATGGGACCAGGCGCTCAAGCAGCTCGAACAGCTCGAAGCCGACCACCCCGACCTCGCGGCCCCCGGACTCGACGACTCCCCCACCCAGCGCGTCGGCGGCGAACCCATCGCGGGCTTCGAGACCATCGAACACAGCAGCCCGATGCTGTCCATCGACAACACCTACAACCGCGCCGAACTCGAGAACTGGATCAACCGCACCGCCAAGTCGCTCGGCGTCGAGCAGTTCGACATGGTCATGGAAGCCAAAATCGACGGCGTCGCCCTCGCGCTGCGCTACGAAGACGGCCGACTCATCCAGGCCCTCACCCGGGGCGACGGCACCCAGGGCGACGACATCACCCACAACATCAAAACCGTCCGCAGCATCCCGCTCCAACTGAGTCACAACACCCCCCAAGCCGTACCTGAGCACAGCGAAGGTGCGGATCACCCCCCCGGCAACCTCCCGGCCGTGCTGGAATGCCGCGGCGAAATCTTTATGCCCGCCGACATCTTCGCCAAGCTCAACGCCCAGCGCGAAGCCGACGGCCAGGAGCTCTACGCCAACCCCCGCAACACCACCGCCGGCAACCTCAAACAAAAAGACCCACGAAACGTCTCGCCGGGCCTCCGCTTCATCGCCTACGGCAAGGGCGAGGTCAGCCCCGACACCTTCGACACCCACACCGACTTCACCGCCGCGCTCAACACCCTCGGCGTCCCGATCCACGAACACGAAGACGTTGTGAGCAACGCCGACGACGCCTGGGCCTGGATCGAACAATTCGACCAGCTCCGCCACGACCTGCCCTACGCCACCGACGGCGTCGTCATCAAAGTCAACCGCTACGACCAGCAGCAACAGCTCGGCGCGAACAGCAAAGCCCCGCGCTGGTGCATCGCCTACAAGTTCGCCGCCGAGCAGGCCACCACCAAACTCCTCGAAGTCAACTGGCAGGTCGGCAAGACCGGCAAACTCACCCCCCGCGCCACCATGGAGCCCGTCTTCCTCGCCGGCACCACCGTCACCCACGCGACACTGCACAACTACGGCGAGATCCTCCGCAAAGGCATCATGCTCGGCGACACCGTCACCATCGAAAAAGCCGGCGAAATCATCCCACAGGTCGTCGCGGCCGTCGCCGAGGAACGCACCGGCGAAGAGGAAATCATTACCCCGCCCGACCAGTGCCCCGAGTGCAAGACGCCGGTCGATATCGAGAACGACGCCCGACGCATCAGCGAGCTCGCGTCGCACGAACGCAAAGTCGAACGCGAGAAGACGAAGGCCAAGAAGGAAGACCGCGCCCCGGAAGTGATCGCCCCGCCTTCACCACTGGGCACCGAAGACGAGACCGCCCGCTACTGTCCCAACCCCGAGTGCCCCGCCCAGTTCCGCGAACGCCTCATCCACTTCGTCGGCCGCAACCAGATGGACATCGACGCGCTGGGCGAAAAAACCATCCACCAACTCGCCGACGCCGGGCTCCTGAAAAACCTCGGCGACATCTTCACCCTCAAAGACCACCGCGACGCGCTCCTCGAACTCGACCGTATGGGCGAGAAGAAGGTCGACAACCTCGTCGCCGGCGTCGAAGCCGCCAAGTCCCGCGGCCTGCGCCGCGTCCTCGCCGGGCTCACCATCCGCCACGTCGGCACCGGCGGCGCGAAACGCCTATCGCAACACTTCGGCAGCATCGACGCGCTAATCGCCGCCGACGAAGAAGCCATCGCCGACATCGAAGACGTCGGCCCCATCACCGCCGCCTCCGTCCGCCAGTTCCTCGACAACCCCGCCGGCCAGCGGGTCATCCAGGAACTCAAAGACCACGGCGTCGACCTCACCGAAGCAATCAAAAAAAACCCTGTTACGGGTGACGACAGCGCGGACGAAAGTACCGGGGGCCCCTTCGCAGGCAAAACCATCGTCCTCACGGGCACGCTCGAACACTACAAACGTAACGACCTCAAACAAATCCTCGAAGACCTCGGGGCCAAAGTCTCCGGCAGCATCAGCAAAAACACCGACCTCCTCATCGCCGGCGAAAATGCGGGGTCAAAACTTACAAAAGCTCAAGGCCTCGGTGTTGAAGTCTGGGATGAGGCGAAGCTGCTGGATTCGATCGAGTAA
- a CDS encoding macro domain-containing protein has protein sequence MGLPAAYDMAAIAMDHPLPISGQTPADHALNDPLARLAVHVGDITALPLNLGVDAIANAANESLLGGGGVDGAIHEAAGRGELVAYNREHHPAGCPTGLAKHSPAFALENKGIRHILHAVGPVWPTPPPESESSATYAMPGAPIDNTAKLGYTHADNLLASCYVQLFALAVKHDIQHLAIPAVSTGVFRFPKPRAARIAFGHAHGHLLRNELPQRITFVCFNDEDATHYHRAINTRGEWMANRGRV, from the coding sequence GTGGGTCTCCCCGCCGCGTATGACATGGCGGCTATTGCGATGGACCACCCGCTACCCATCTCAGGTCAGACCCCAGCCGACCACGCGCTCAACGACCCGCTCGCGCGTCTCGCGGTCCACGTCGGCGACATCACCGCGCTACCCCTCAACCTCGGCGTCGATGCCATCGCAAACGCCGCGAACGAATCGCTCCTCGGCGGCGGCGGCGTCGATGGCGCGATCCACGAGGCGGCGGGGCGCGGCGAACTGGTCGCCTACAACCGCGAGCACCATCCGGCGGGCTGCCCGACAGGTTTAGCGAAACACAGCCCCGCGTTTGCACTAGAAAACAAGGGCATCCGCCACATCCTCCACGCCGTCGGCCCGGTCTGGCCCACCCCGCCCCCGGAAAGTGAGTCCTCGGCAACCTACGCGATGCCCGGCGCGCCCATCGACAACACCGCCAAGCTCGGCTACACCCACGCCGACAACCTCCTCGCCTCGTGCTATGTGCAGCTCTTCGCGCTGGCCGTGAAACACGACATCCAGCACCTCGCGATCCCCGCCGTCAGCACCGGCGTCTTCCGCTTCCCCAAGCCCCGCGCCGCCCGCATCGCCTTCGGCCACGCCCACGGCCACCTCTTGAGAAACGAACTCCCCCAACGCATCACCTTCGTCTGCTTCAACGACGAAGATGCAACGCACTACCACCGCGCCATCAACACCCGCGGCGAATGGATGGCGAACCGCGGGCGGGTGTGA
- a CDS encoding ABC transporter ATP-binding protein — protein MSENVELETPETASDLAAEVLGMPRPSVAVDAAPVMRVEGVGFHYRRGRPVLRDIDTTLRAGRVTSLVGPNAAGKSTLMRIMLGALHPTQGKATLAGLDVAKLRPADRARWISYVPQRAGVRFGFTVRQIVTMGRFAAGDQTKRASDIDTILDDTGLKDVSDRPYAQLSGGQQQRVLLARAQTQAIGGGRVMLLDEPASHLDLRHAHTTMLGLRERAAEGLAVLVVVHDLNLALRYADDCWLLDQGKLVEAGPWHDVLTPSVLAPVYGVVLREQPPDADDPAGRPTLIVGPGANAATMPPATSIGERDDATDARD, from the coding sequence ATGTCCGAAAATGTCGAGCTTGAGACGCCTGAGACGGCAAGCGACCTCGCGGCCGAGGTGCTGGGTATGCCGCGCCCAAGCGTTGCGGTGGACGCCGCGCCGGTCATGCGGGTCGAGGGCGTCGGGTTCCACTACCGGCGGGGTCGGCCGGTGCTGCGCGACATCGACACGACGCTCCGGGCGGGGCGGGTGACGTCGCTCGTCGGCCCTAACGCGGCGGGTAAGTCCACGCTGATGCGCATCATGCTCGGGGCGTTGCATCCGACCCAAGGCAAGGCCACCCTCGCCGGGCTCGACGTCGCGAAGCTCCGGCCCGCCGACCGCGCACGCTGGATCAGCTACGTCCCGCAGCGCGCGGGCGTGCGCTTCGGTTTCACCGTCCGGCAGATCGTGACGATGGGTCGGTTCGCCGCAGGGGACCAAACCAAGCGTGCGAGCGACATTGATACGATCCTCGACGATACGGGGCTAAAAGATGTCTCCGACCGGCCCTACGCCCAGCTCTCCGGCGGGCAGCAGCAACGCGTCCTCCTCGCGCGAGCACAGACGCAGGCGATCGGCGGCGGGCGCGTCATGCTGCTCGATGAGCCCGCCAGCCATCTGGACCTGCGGCATGCGCATACGACGATGCTTGGTTTGCGTGAGCGAGCGGCCGAGGGGTTGGCGGTGCTCGTCGTTGTTCACGACCTCAACCTCGCGCTGCGCTACGCGGACGATTGCTGGCTGCTCGACCAAGGCAAACTCGTCGAGGCCGGGCCCTGGCACGATGTGCTGACGCCCTCGGTGCTGGCCCCGGTGTACGGTGTCGTGCTCCGCGAACAGCCACCCGACGCGGATGACCCGGCGGGTCGGCCGACCCTGATCGTCGGCCCGGGCGCAAACGCCGCTACAATGCCACCGGCCACATCGATCGGCGAACGCGACGACGCAACCGACGCAAGGGACTAG
- the rplM gene encoding 50S ribosomal protein L13, with product MNRQTTHAKNNEVPRNWVQVDATDQVLGRLATEIAMVLMGKNKPEYTPHHDVGDFVVVLHCDKIKLTGKKLDQKHLRRFSGHPSGQKLTSYRDVLADKPERLIENAVRRMLPKNKLGARMITKLKVYPGGDHPHTAQNPKTLELQTA from the coding sequence ATGAACCGCCAAACCACCCACGCCAAGAACAACGAGGTCCCCCGCAACTGGGTCCAGGTCGACGCCACCGACCAGGTGCTCGGCCGCCTCGCCACCGAAATCGCGATGGTCCTCATGGGCAAGAACAAGCCCGAGTACACGCCGCACCACGATGTCGGCGACTTCGTTGTGGTCCTGCACTGCGACAAGATCAAGCTCACCGGCAAGAAGCTGGACCAGAAGCACCTCCGCCGCTTCTCGGGCCACCCCTCGGGCCAGAAGCTCACCAGCTACCGCGACGTGCTCGCCGACAAGCCCGAGCGGCTGATCGAAAACGCCGTCCGCCGCATGTTGCCCAAGAACAAGCTCGGCGCACGCATGATCACCAAGCTGAAGGTGTACCCCGGCGGCGACCACCCGCACACCGCACAGAACCCCAAGACACTTGAACTGCAAACCGCCTGA